The Salvia miltiorrhiza cultivar Shanhuang (shh) chromosome 1, IMPLAD_Smil_shh, whole genome shotgun sequence genome has a window encoding:
- the LOC131005435 gene encoding protein RER1A-like isoform X1, with amino-acid sequence MEGVGGDGPSGAAAALDQRRHELSKLFQYYLDKSTPHAHYRWIGTFGLVLLYALRVYYVQGFYIVTYGLGIYLLNLLIGFLSPLVDPELEPTEGPSLPTKGSDEFKPFIRRLPEFKFWYAITKAFCVAFVMTFFSMFDVPVFWPILLCYWLVLLFLTMKRQIMHMVKYRYIPFNLGKQKYGKKKPSSSASSPRD; translated from the exons ATGGAGGGGGTCGGAGGCGATGGTCCCTCAGGAGCAGCTGCAGCACTCGACCAACGGAGGCATGAGTTGTCAAAACTTTTCCAATATTATCTAGATAAATCTACTCCACATGCTCATTATCGTTGGATTGGAACTTTTGGTTTGGTGCTTCTTTATGCTCTGCGGGTTTATTATGTTCAAGGATTCTACATTGTCACCTATGGTTTGGGGATCTACCTTCTCAATTTGCTCATCGGGTTCTTGTCGCCTCTTGTTGACCCGGAGCTGGAACCGACTGAAGGACCTTCCCTGCCCACAAAGGGTTCTGATGAGTTCAAGCCTTTCATTCGCCGTCTCCCTGAGTTCAAATTCTG GTATGCCATCACAAAGGCTTTCTGCGTAGCTTTTGTGATGACCTTCTTTTCCATGTTCGACGTCCCAGTATTTTGGCCTATACTGTTATGTTATTGGCTCGTTCTTCTTTTCCTAACAATGAAGCGTCAGATCATGCACATGGTCAAGTACAGATACATTCCCTTTAATTTGGGAAAACAG AAATATGGAAAGAAAAAACCCTCTTCGAGCGCCAGCAGCCCGCGAGACTGA
- the LOC131005435 gene encoding protein RER1A-like isoform X2: MEGVGGDGPSGAAAALDQRRHELSKLFQYYLDKSTPHAHYRWIGTFGLVLLYALRVYYVQGFYIVTYGLGIYLLNLLIGFLSPLVDPELEPTEGPSLPTKGSDEFKPFIRRLPEFKFWYAITKAFCVAFVMTFFSMFDVPVFWPILLCYWLVLLFLTMKRQIMHMVKYRYIPFNLGKQKYGKKKPSSSASSPRD, from the exons ATGGAGGGGGTCGGAGGCGATGGTCCCTCAGGAGCAGCTGCAGCACTCGACCAACGGAGGCATGAGTTGTCAAAACTTTTCCAATATTATCTAGATAAATCTACTCCACATGCTCATTATCGTTGGATTGGAACTTTTGGTTTGGTGCTTCTTTATGCTCTGCGGGTTTATTATGTTCAAGGATTCTACATTGTCACCTATGGTTTGGGGATCTACCTTCTCAATTTGCTCATCGGGTTCTTGTCGCCTCTTGTTGACCCGGAGCTGGAACCGACTGAAGGACCTTCCCTGCCCACAAAGGGTTCTGATGAGTTCAAGCCTTTCATTCGCCGTCTCCCTGAGTTCAAATTCTG GTATGCCATCACAAAGGCTTTCTGCGTAGCTTTTGTGATGACCTTCTTTTCCATGTTCGACGTCCCAGTATTTTGGCCTATACTGTTATGTTATTGGCTCGTTCTTCTTTTCCTAACAATGAAGCGTCAGATCATGCACATGGTCAAGTACAGATACATTCCCTTTAATTTGGGAAAACAG
- the LOC131005354 gene encoding uncharacterized protein LOC131005354: protein MLNGVVQPVNDAIERSRQTVQPYQSLWLAHWKRTDCDAAGDSTSPSASRSEELDYVARKDGLAKGVETSSRSATVGLTKKRTFDIGDDFITIGGRSIGNDRVISSLDDQNTAVLSRLNPLKGSFVESHVSPEEYGIETYKFDKGKAVASVSSSQRSANMRILEHEQCCERRETDLLCERKVGSTSRSNNSSDECLRDSISCDHCLPMINRAWFLKMQKSSGIRLSPSQSNSSEENETTKSHIDSCSHLKLQKCDHGLGTMRIRTGVEVPGGMGGRFPWFSETNNDLLMKKKTDVNAFKENDTFRSKRVTSKINGNLSDDLCSVLPFFGQNKQTLPLHALSSLNNSEVKEYMRDVKASTVTIGNELSAETDTMDMDSLKEKKYEKSLRSGISASISTAALLTKAFNTEPNDIVSSREIGHGRLNNELPDIIKSELPALPGAASSPQHTCPSSSKTLTLETDELLEHVKHPKAKLNSSPDESPHADAGNRWVKRLKLSSSKSPNYASTAPLERTSKLFNGIPRSESTPSLSKHHDKRSVLPDKSGDLLKIDDTENPNIGTKTLLLSQAWIQRWLHSGRRGGKREPRTEAIFEPEGSKSAAEKLQKEQFPSIAAMALMSKVLTCFQQCELQNKGSYTVWNTKTV from the exons ATGTTGAATGGAGTTGTGCAACCTGTTAATGATGCTATTGAGAGGAGCAGACAAACTGTGCAGCCATACCAATCTCTCTGGCTGGCTCATTGGAAGCGAACAGACTGCGATGCAGCAGGAGATTCCACTAGTCCCAGTGCTTCTCGAAGCGAGGAACTTGACTATGTTGCTAGGAAAGATGGTTTAGCGAAGGGAGTGGAGACTTCTTCGAGGTCTGCCACTGTAGGGTTGACTAAGAAAAGAACGTTTGATATTGGTGATGATTTCATTACAATAGGTGGGAGAAGCATAGGAAATGACAGAGTGATCAGTTCTCTGGATGATCAAAACACTGCAGTCTTGTCCAGGTTGAATCCTTTGAAGGGAAGTTTTGTCGAGTCTCATGTTTCGCCAGAAGAATATGGCATCGAAACATACAAGTTCGACAAAGGAAAAGCTGTAGCATCTGTTAGTTCCAGTCAAAGAAGTGCTAATATGAGAATTCTGGAGCACGAACAGTGTTGTGAGCGTAGGGAAACTGATTTACTTTGTGAAAGAAAAGTGGGATCCACTTCGCGATCAAACAATTCCTCAGATGAATGTTTGAGGGATAGCATTTCATGCGACCATTGCTTGCCAATGATCAACCGGGCCTGGTTTTTGAAGATGCAGAAGAGTTCAGGTATCAGACTGTCTCCGAGTCAGTCCAATTCTTCAGAGGAAAATGAAACGACGAAATCTCATATTGATTCTTGCTCTCACCTGAAGTTGCAGAAATGTGATCATGGTTTGGGAACAATGAGGATCCGCACTGGCGTGGAAGTCCCAGGAGGGATGGGTGGTCGCTTTCCTTGGTTTTCTGAGACGAATAATGATCTGTTAATGAAAAAAAAGACAGATGTCAATGCATTCAAAGAAAATGATACATTTAGAAGTAAAAGAGTTACTAGTAAAATTAATGGAAATCTGTCTGATGACCTTTGTAGCGTACTACCATTTTTTGGTCAAAATAAGCAAACATTACCACTTCACGCTCTGAGTAGTTTGAACAATAGTGAAGTGAAGGAATATATGAGAGACGTGAAGGCTTCTACGGTTACTATAGGGAATGAATTATCAGCTGAGACAGATACCATGGATATGGACTCTTTGAAGGAGAAGAAATATGAGAAGAGCCTGCGTTCTGGTATTTCTG CTTCAATTTCAACTGCAGCCTTATTAACTAAG GCCTTCAATACGGAGCCAAACGACATTGTTTCCTCTAGAGAAATCGGGCATGGACGGCTGAACAATGAGCTACCTGATATCATCAAGTCGGAGCTTCCTGCCTTACCCGGTGCAGCTAGTTCGCCACAGCATACGTGCCCAAGCTCGTCAAAGACTCTCACCCTGGAGACAGACGAGCTGCTCGAGCATGTCAAGCATCCCAAAGCGAAGCTCAATTCTAGCCCAGATGAATCTCCGCATGCAGATGCTGGCAACAGATGGGTTAAGCGCCTCAAGCTGAGCTCTTCAAAGAGCCCAAATTATGCTTCAACCGCGCCTCTTGAAAGGACGAGCAAGCTTTTCAACGGCATTCCCAGGAGTGAGTCGACTCCAAGCCTAAGCAAGCACCACGACAAAAGGTCAGTTTTACCAGATAAGAGTGGGGACTTGTTGAAGATAGACGACACAGAGAACCCAAACATAGGGACCAAGACGCTGCTGCTGTCGCAGGCTTGGATACAGAGATGGCTGCACAGTGGGAGGAGAGGAGGCAAGAGAGAGCCCAGAACGGAAGCTATTTTCGAACCGGAGGGTTCGAAATCAGCAGCGGAGAAGCTCCAAAAGGAGCAGTTTCCGAGCATCGCGGCAATGGCGCTGATGTCGAAGGTTCTAACCTGTTTTCAGCAGTGTGAGCTCCAGAATAAGGGATCTTACACTGTTTGGAACACAAAGACTGTCTAA
- the LOC131005374 gene encoding glucose-1-phosphate adenylyltransferase large subunit 1-like, whose protein sequence is MDACCATLKSASHLANVSKSVLCGEENGFLGEKIRGSLNNRARICKFGKKFNLEKKGRKIKPGVAYSVLTRENSNQTLVIPAPRFERQRANPKNVAAIILGGGAGAQLFPLTSRAATPAVPVGGCYRLIDIPMSNCINSGINKIFVLTQFNSASLNRHISRTYTGNGISFGDGYVEVLAATQTAGETGNRWFQGTADAVRQFIWVFEDAKAKDIDNILILSGDHLYRMDYMDFVQNHIDRNADITLSCAPVDDSRASAFGLVKIDSRGRISQFYEKPKGADKMAMQVDTSIIGLSTEEAVKSPYIASMGVYAFKTDVLLKLLRWRYPTSNDFGSEIIPSAVKEHNVQAYVFRDYWEDIGTIKSFYDANLALTDEFPKFEFYDPKTPFYTSPRFLPPTKIDNCKIKDAIISHGCFLRECVVEHSIVGERSRLDSGVELKDTLMMGADSYQTESEIASLLAQGKVPMGIGSNTKISNCIIDKNARIGRDVVIKNKDGVEEADRSEEGFYIRSGITVVVEKGTIADGTVI, encoded by the exons ATGGATGCTTGCTGTGCTACACTGAAATCGGCATCCCATTTGGCGAATGTGAGCAAAAGTGTGTTGTGTGGTGAAGAGAATGGGTTTTTGGGAGAGAAGATTAGAGGGAGCCTAAACAATCGTGCCAGGATTTGTAAATTTGGGAAAAAATTCAATCTTGAGAAAAAGGGAAGGAAGATCAAACCTGGCGTTGCTTACTCTGTTCTCACCAGAGAAAACAGCAATCAAACTCTG GTGATACCGGCCCCACGATTCGAGAGGCAGAGGGCGAATCCGAAAAATGTAGCTGCGATCATTCTGGGAGGAGGGGCTGGTGCACAACTTTTCCCTCTTACTAGCAGAGCTGCCACCCCAGCT GTTCCAGTGGGAGGATGCTATAGGCTGATAGACATCCCAATGAGCAACTGCATCAACAGTGGCATTAACAAGATCTTTGTGCTGACTCAGTTCAACTCTGCTTCTCTAAATCGACACATTTCTCGCACGTATACTGGAAATGGTATTAGCTTTGGGGATGGTTATGTTGAG GTTTTGGCTGCAACTCAGACAGCAGGGGAAACAGGAAACCGGTGGTTCCAGGGTACAGCAGATGCTGTTAGGCAATTTATATGGGTATTTGAG GATGCCAAGGCGAAAGATATTGACAACATCTTGATTCTATCAGGGGATCATCTTTACAGGATGGATTACATGGACTTCGTTCAG AACCACATTGATAGAAATGCCGACATCACACTCTCGTGTGCACCAGTTGATGACAG CCGGGCATCAGCGTTTGGACTGGTGAAGATTGACAGCAGAGGTCGCATATCCCAATTTTATGAAAAGCCTAAAGGCGCGGATAAGATGGCAATG CAAGTAGACACCTCTATCATTGGATTGTCCACGGAGGAAGCTGTAAAATCTCCGTATATCGCTTCTATGGGAGTATATGCATTTAAGACCGACGTTTTATTGAAGCTTCTCCGGTGGAGATACCCGACTTCAAATGACTTTGGATCTGAGATCATACCTTCTGCAGTAAAGGAACACAATGTGCAG GCATATGTATTCAGAGACTACTGGGAAGATATCGGAACGATAAAATCATTTTACGATGCTAATTTAGCTCTTACGGATGAG TTCCCGAAGTTCGAATTCTATGATCCGAAGACTCCTTTCTACACGTCGCCCCGGTTCCTGCCACCAACCAAAATCGACAATTGCAAG ATCAAAGACGCGATAATATCACACGGGTGCTTCCTGCGAGAATGTGTTGTCGAACACTCTATAGTAGGCGAGCGCTCTCGTCTCGACTCCGGGGTTGAACTCAAG GATACTTTGATGATGGGGGCTGATTCTTACCAAACGGAATCAGAGATTGCCTCACTCCTTGCCCAGGGCAAAGTTCCAATGGGGATTGGTAGTAACACAAAAATCAG TAACTGCATCATCGACAAGAATGCGAGGATCGGGAGAGACGTAGTGATCAAGAACAAGGAT GGCGTCGAAGAAGCTGACAGATCGGAAGAAGGGTTCTACATCCGCTCGGGGATCACGGTAGTAGTGGAGAAAGGAACGATAGCCGATGGAACGGTCATATAA